The sequence AGGCGAAGTAGGGCTGGATCTGCAGCGGGGTGCGCGGAAGCTGGAGGAAAAAGCGCGGTGCAAGCGCATCGACCTTTTGCGCGGTCGCGCGGAAACCTTCGGCCAGTTCCCGTTCGGTGCGGGGATGATAGCGGGGATCGCTGCGGATATGATCGAAAAATCGGCGCAGCGGCCCGGTAAAGCCAAGTTCCTGCTTCACCACCTCCATCCGCGTCTGGATTTGCGCCACGTTGGCAAGGCCAAGCTCGTGCACCGCTGCCGGATCGAGATCGAGCGTGGTGTGTGATCGCGCAAGCACGCGGTAGAGCTGTTCGCCACCGGGAAGCGCCGACAGCCCTACCTGTTCACGCGCGGCAGGCCGGTAATCCTCAGCCAGAAAGCGGCGCAACGCGCGGTAGGCGGGATAGACATCATGCCGGGTAACGAGAGTCAGGTCGCGTGTAAGCCTCTGCCGGTCGGACGTGGAAAACGTTTCCGGAAACTGTCTTGCAGGTGTGAGGAAGGGAGAGGCCTTGACCGGTTGCGCGAGCAGTCCGTCGATCTGCACGATCATGTTGTCCACGATGAGTCTCGGCTCGGTCACCCCGCTTGCGATGCCTTCGCGGAACCGGGCCATGGCTTGATCCATCACACGCGGCAGGGCCCGGTGGCGCGCGATCAGCAGTTCGTAATCTGCAACCGTTTCAAGCGGGACACCGCTGCCTGGTACTGACAGTTCGGGATAGCTTACGTGGAAGCCGCCGAAATGATTGAAAGGCTGGACGTCCAGCAAAACGGCGATTTCAGGTCTTAAGAGGGCCTGCTCGCTACGCTTCGCGTCCTCGAAAACTGCGCGGGAAATGCGGTGCCCCTCGTCAAGTCTTGCTGCGTCGATGCGGGCCAAACCGGCCAGCGCCCGGTTGTTTGCATCGCGGCGCATGGCCGAGAGCCGGGGCGTGAAAAGGAGTTCGAACTGCGGCACTGAAACCCTGCGCCCCTGTTCCAGCGCGCCCAGCGGGTCGAGGTCGATATTTGCGCGAGCATCCTCGGCGAACAGCCGGTCGAGCGCGGCGTTCGCGGCCAGCTTGTTGGCAGGCGCCGGTGCGCTGTCGATCCGCGCGACTGCTGCAGGATCGTTCTGCAAGGGTGAGCGGGCTTGTGCCGACTCTGGGGCAAGCAGCGCCGCTGCAAAGGTTGCGGCAAGCGCTGTGGAAACGCTTGCCTGCCAGCGAGTCAATGCCACTGACGCGCCCGGTACCACTTGGTCAGCACGTATTTGGTCCCGCGCACAACCGGCATTCCGGCATGCATGGAATTGGGATTGGGCGTGCCATCGGGCTTCATGTTGTTCCAGATCAGCAGTGCACCCGGCTGTGGCGGGATCGTCAGGTTGATGCGAGTGAAGTCGGTCGTCCCGCCTTCTTCGACGGCGTTGAGATAGGCCATTGCAGTCCAGCTACGCTGGCCACCGCGCTTTTGTTCCAGATCCCAAAACGGTTGGGACGGAAGAAAGTGATCGTAGTGCGCGCGGAATTCCTGGCCCGGCGCATAACGCTGGCCCTGAATCGTCTCACCAAAGGCGGGATCGATTCCCATGAGGTCGTCAATCCGCCGCTGGAGCATCATGATGAACGGCTCGAACGGGTCCACATCGCCGCTGAAGCTGGTGCGGCCGCTCGAATCCGTGCCCTTGTAACTCGGCGAGGGCACGGCAACGCTGTCGACAATGGCCATCAGCTTCTCGCATTCGGGTTGCGAAAAGAAATCGGCCACGCCGAATATTTCAAGATCATCTACCGGTATGCGATAGACGCCGGGATCGCCCGACAAACGGGTGCGCACGATCTCGCCAACGCTTTTAAGCGCTTGCTGTTCTGCGGTGTTTACGGATTTTCGGCGGAGAATGGCCATGGCTTTCCCGATCATGCGACATCCACTCGATCAGCGCAAGGCAAGTCAATTGGTCCGAACTGGATGCATGACAAGAAATTCATCAAGCATTTCTTGAAGGTTTCGGTTAACCATGCGGCCGTTGTTCAATCGTTTGGGTTGACGACCGGAAAATCTGCTGTGGTCATGCGCGCTTGAGGCGGCGTTGCATGAACAGGCAGCCGAGCCGAGGCTTGGTGATGATCCGGTTCAGCTTGGAGGGAATATTAATTGGATGCCTTCGTTGATCCGGAGATCGAGTGCCTGCGCGTCGCGGCCTCTCTCTATGGCCTGCGCCGAAAGCGCGATGCAGCAGCTGGCCGAAAAGGCCTTTTTGGCGAACCGGGATGGGATATCCTGCTCGATCTCTACATAGCGGAGCGCAGGCGCACCGAGGTCCAGGTGTCCAGCGTCTGCCTTGATGCCGGGGTTCCCTCCACCACGATCCTGCGCTGGATAGCGCGGCTGGAACGGGACGGGCTCATCTACCGCATTGCCGACAATGCCGACGCCCGCCGCCGCTATGTGCGATTGACCGACCAAGGGCGCGAAATGATGCGCACGGTTCTTCGCGCCATGGCGTCTGTAGGACAGGATTGAAATCCAGCGTTGCTCAAAGAAAAACCCCGCGCACAATCTGCGCGGGGTTCTCGTTGTTCAGCGCGTTCAGGCTAGGCCGTTCAACGACCTGACCTGACGGGCTGGATCACCAGAAGAAGTTGTAGATCACGTCGGCAACTTCGCCTGTATATGTGTCCACAAGCAGGACGTCATCGTAGTACCGCACCCAGCGATAGCCGCTGTAGGCGGGCGGCAAGCGATAGGACCAGGGATCGTTGATCCAGTAGTTGCTGCCGTAGAAGCCTGAGCTCAGGAAAAACCCGATAGACAGGCGATTGTAGTTGTAGCCGCGATAGGGCGCGTAATAGCGCGGCATCCGGTAGTGATTGCGGTTGGAGCTGCGATAATTGCTCCAGTTGTAGCGATTGTCGCGGCGCCAGTCGTTGTTCCAGCGGCGGTGATCGTCGCGGTCGTTGCCGCGCCACCGGTCGCCGTCGCGGCGGTCGTTGCGCCAGTTGTTGTCGTTGCGCCAGTTGTTGTCGTGTCGATTGCGGTCGGTGTAAGTCGAGTTGCGACCATTCCACGTCCCGCGCTGGTCCCGGTTTTCACTCCAGTTGCGATCACGGTTATCACCGCGATTTTCATCGCGATTCCCGTTCCAGCTACGATCCCTGTTGCCGTCGCGGTTGCGATCGACTTGCGTGGGGTTCCAGCGATTGCCGTCCCATCCGCGCTGCGGCGTTTGCGGCGTTGCTGCGCGATCGGCCGTGGCGGGACGGTTTACCGATCCTGCCTGCCAGTCACGCCCCGGACGCTGCGTCGTGCCGCGATCCTGCGAGCCCCAACGCTGTGCACCCTCCGCATTGCCGCGCCCCTGCCAGCCTGCATTGCCCTGAGCGACTGGGGCAGCGCGCTGTTCTTGCCGTTGTTGCGGACGCACCTGTGGCTGCGCCTGAACCTGGCCTTGGCCAGTAGCGCGGGCGCGGTAATCACCGCCACCACGCTGGCCATCATTGCCACCACCCCAAGCGCGTCCGCCACGCTCTTCACGGCGCTGCGGTTCTGCAAAGGCGGTGCCCGGGATGGCCGTTGCAATAAGGGCAACGGCAAGCGCTGTAAGCGCGCTGGAGCTGAAAATCGATTTGCCGGACATGATTGCCGACCCTTTCCCGATTGATCGCCGCAAAACCCATCGCGGCTTGATGAGGCCGTGTTAGCTGAGTCGCGCTGTCCTCTGCCTGAACCGGCATGGTAGCCTTTCGTTCAGGTTTGTGGCGAAATAAATGAATGGATTTTGCGCCGGTTGGCAGAAGCGTCGCTTTGCAGCATGATCACCGCGCCGAGCCAGAGGGATGGAATGATGATCAAGGGAATCATATTCGCAGTGGCTGCGCTGATGTCTTCGCCTGCATTGGCCGCATCGCCGCCCGCACGTCTGGCCGATCTGTCATGGCTCACTGGGTCGTGGCAAGGCGAAGGGATAGAAGGTGCACCTGCACTTGAAGCCTATGCCCCTGCTGCAGGCGGGCAGATGGTCGGCCATTTCCGGCAGTTGAACAAGGACGGCTCGGTGATGTTCTACGAACTCATCACCATCGTCGAGGAAGGCGGGTCGCTGGCTTACCGGCTCAAGCATTTCAACGCCGACCTGACCGGCTGGGAGGAGAAGGACAAGGTCGTTGCCTTCCCGCTCACCGCCGCAACCAATGGGCGTTGGGACTTTTCAGGGCTGGTCTATGAGCGCACAGGACCAGACGCCATGACTGCCACGGTCGTGGTCCATGGCGACAACGGCAAGGAAGAAACGCTGGTGTTCCGCTTCCGCAGCACAGGGCAGTAGCGGAACACCGATAGCGTCAGGTCAGCGCGTCAGCTTCTTGTAGGCGAGCGCAGTCGGACGATCCGCTGCATCACCAAGGCGGCGGCGCTTGTCTTCTTCATAGGCAGCGAAGTTGCCTTCGAACCATTCGACGTGGCTGTTGCCTTCGAACGCGAGGATGTGCGTGGCCAGACGGTCAAGGAAGAAGCGGTCATGGCTGATTACCACGGCGCAACCGGCGAAGTTCTCGATGGCGTCTTCCAGCGCGCTCAGCGTTTCCACGTCGAGGTCGTTGGTCGGTTCGTCCAGCAGGAGGACGTTGCCGCCCAGCTTCAGCATCTTGGCCATGTGGACGCGGTTGCGTTCACCGCCTGATAGTTTGCCGACGTTCTTCTGCTGGTCGGCGCCCTTGAAGTTGAATGCGCCGACATAGGCCCGCGTGCTCATCTCCTGCTTGTTGACGGTCATGTAGTCCAGACCGTCGGAGATTTCCTGCCAGACGTTGTTCTTGGGGTTCAGGTCGTCGCGGCTCTGGTCGACATAGCCGAGGTGGACAGTGCTGCCGATTTCCACCGTGCCGCTGTCGGGCTGTTCCTTGCCGGTGAGGATCTTGAACAGCGTCGATTTACCCGCACCGTTCGGCCCGATGATGCCCACGATGCCGCCCGGTGGCAGCATGAACGACAGATCCTCGAACAGCAGCTTGTCGCCATAGGCCTTCGAGATGTTCTTCACATCGATGACCTTGCCGCCAAGTCGCTCTGGCACCTGAATGACGATCTGCGCCTTGCCGATGGGACGGTTGTCCTGTGCGTTCTGCAGTTCCTCGAACTTGCGGATACGCGCCTTGCTCTTGGTCTGGCGCGCGGCTGGCGTCTGCCTGATCCATTCGAGTTCGCGGGTAAGCGCTTTCTTCTTGCCGCTTTCCTCGCGGTCTTCCTGCTCGAGGCGCTTGGCCTTCTTTTCCAGATAAGTCGAGTAGTTGCCCTCGTAGGGGAAGTACTTCCCGCGATCGAGTTCGAGGATCCAACCAACCACGTTGTCGAGGAAGTAGCGGTCGTGGGTGATCATCAGCACCGCGCCGGCATATTCCTTCAGATGGTTTTCCAGCCATTCGACGGATTCAGCGTCAAGGTGGTTGGTCGGTTCGTCGAGCAGCAGGATCGACGGCTTCTGGATCAGCAGGCGGGTCAGCGCGATGCGGCGCTTTTCACCGCCCGAAAGGCTGGATACCGACCAATCACCGGGAGGGCAGCGCAGCGCTTCCATCGCGATTTCGAGCTGGTTGTCGAGCGTCCAGCCGTCAACCGCGTCGATCTTGTCCTGAAGCTCGCTCATTTCGGCGCCCAGCGCGTCGAAATCGGCGTCCTCCTCACCCATTTCCATGCCGATCTGGTTGAACCGGTCGACCATGTCGGCAATCGCGCGCGCGCCGTCCTTGACATTCTCCAGCACGGTCTTGCTCTCGTCGAGCTGCGGCTCCTGCTCGAGATAGCCGACCGTGATGTTTTCGCCCGGCCACGCTTCGCCGGTGTAGTCCTTGTCGATCCCCGCCATGATCTTGATCAGCGTCGATTTACCGGCACCGTTGGGTCCGACGATACCGATCTTGGCACCCTGGTAGAACTGCAGGCTGATGTCGCTCAGCACCGGCTTTTGAGCGCCGGGGAAGGTCTTCGTCATGCTCTTCATGACGTAGGCGTATTGGGCAGCCATATCTGGTCCTTGGATGAATGGCGAAAATAGGTTGCGCCGCCCTTATCCGAGCAAGCCGGTGCGGGCAAGCGGGGCTTGGCGCAGAAGGGTGGCAACGGGGGCTTGGCAGGGGACGACCTGAAAGATAGGCAAGGTTTCATGAGAAACAACTTCCGCTCGCTCGCCCTTTCCGCAGCTCTCATCGCCCCTGCAGCCGCTCATGCCAATGGCGATGTAGCGTGGGACATCCTTGCCGGGCTGACCAGCGAAGTCGGCCCGCGCATGCCGGGGAGCGAGGCCGAGGCGCGGGCGCGGGTATGGGCCGAGGCGCGGCTCAAGGCGCTGGGTTTCAGCAGCGTTGTGGTCGAGCCGTTCACGATCCGGGGGTATGTGCGCGGGCGCGACGAGGCTAGCCTTGTCGCGCCGATCCCGTTCAGGCTGGCGGTGACCGCGCTCGGGTACAGCGGCGACACGCCCGACAAGGGGATCGCGGCGGATGTTGTCTACTTTCCGACGCTGGATGCCCTGAAAGCTGCGCCTGACGGTTCGCTCGCGGGCAAGATTGCCTTCATCGACCATGCGATGAAGCGCAATCAGGATGGCAGCGGCTATGGCCCCTATGGTCAGGTGCGGCGGGCAGGCCCGGCAATTGCGTCCGGCAAGGGTGCGGTGGGTGTGGTCATCCGGTCGATTGGCACTGACAGTCACCGCAATCCCCACACCGGCGGCACGACGTTCCCGGAGGGCGTGAAGCCGATCCCGGCAGGCGCGGTGTCAAATCCCGATGCCGACCTGATCGCCCGCATCGCTGCCAGCGGCAAG is a genomic window of Novosphingobium sp. MMS21-SN21R containing:
- a CDS encoding DUF885 domain-containing protein, giving the protein MALTRWQASVSTALAATFAAALLAPESAQARSPLQNDPAAVARIDSAPAPANKLAANAALDRLFAEDARANIDLDPLGALEQGRRVSVPQFELLFTPRLSAMRRDANNRALAGLARIDAARLDEGHRISRAVFEDAKRSEQALLRPEIAVLLDVQPFNHFGGFHVSYPELSVPGSGVPLETVADYELLIARHRALPRVMDQAMARFREGIASGVTEPRLIVDNMIVQIDGLLAQPVKASPFLTPARQFPETFSTSDRQRLTRDLTLVTRHDVYPAYRALRRFLAEDYRPAAREQVGLSALPGGEQLYRVLARSHTTLDLDPAAVHELGLANVAQIQTRMEVVKQELGFTGPLRRFFDHIRSDPRYHPRTERELAEGFRATAQKVDALAPRFFLQLPRTPLQIQPYFAYRARFEAGGSYAQGSADGVQPGVFFFNTYDLKSRFLTGITTLYLHEGAPGHHFQISLAQENADLPDFQRFGGNTAYIEGWALYAETLGYDMGLYRDPMQHWGTLDDEMLRAMRLVVDTGLHTKGWTREEAVTYMLANSGMGRSDAAAEVDRYIANPGQAIAYKIGALTIQRLRREAETALGDRFDIRLFHEQVLGSGALPMPVLEAKVRGWITRTRTLAR
- a CDS encoding 2OG-Fe(II) oxygenase, yielding MIGKAMAILRRKSVNTAEQQALKSVGEIVRTRLSGDPGVYRIPVDDLEIFGVADFFSQPECEKLMAIVDSVAVPSPSYKGTDSSGRTSFSGDVDPFEPFIMMLQRRIDDLMGIDPAFGETIQGQRYAPGQEFRAHYDHFLPSQPFWDLEQKRGGQRSWTAMAYLNAVEEGGTTDFTRINLTIPPQPGALLIWNNMKPDGTPNPNSMHAGMPVVRGTKYVLTKWYRARQWH
- a CDS encoding MarR family transcriptional regulator, yielding MDAFVDPEIECLRVAASLYGLRRKRDAAAGRKGLFGEPGWDILLDLYIAERRRTEVQVSSVCLDAGVPSTTILRWIARLERDGLIYRIADNADARRRYVRLTDQGREMMRTVLRAMASVGQD
- a CDS encoding RcnB family protein, which encodes MSGKSIFSSSALTALAVALIATAIPGTAFAEPQRREERGGRAWGGGNDGQRGGGDYRARATGQGQVQAQPQVRPQQRQEQRAAPVAQGNAGWQGRGNAEGAQRWGSQDRGTTQRPGRDWQAGSVNRPATADRAATPQTPQRGWDGNRWNPTQVDRNRDGNRDRSWNGNRDENRGDNRDRNWSENRDQRGTWNGRNSTYTDRNRHDNNWRNDNNWRNDRRDGDRWRGNDRDDHRRWNNDWRRDNRYNWSNYRSSNRNHYRMPRYYAPYRGYNYNRLSIGFFLSSGFYGSNYWINDPWSYRLPPAYSGYRWVRYYDDVLLVDTYTGEVADVIYNFFW
- a CDS encoding DUF6265 family protein, with amino-acid sequence MIKGIIFAVAALMSSPALAASPPARLADLSWLTGSWQGEGIEGAPALEAYAPAAGGQMVGHFRQLNKDGSVMFYELITIVEEGGSLAYRLKHFNADLTGWEEKDKVVAFPLTAATNGRWDFSGLVYERTGPDAMTATVVVHGDNGKEETLVFRFRSTGQ
- the ettA gene encoding energy-dependent translational throttle protein EttA, which gives rise to MAAQYAYVMKSMTKTFPGAQKPVLSDISLQFYQGAKIGIVGPNGAGKSTLIKIMAGIDKDYTGEAWPGENITVGYLEQEPQLDESKTVLENVKDGARAIADMVDRFNQIGMEMGEEDADFDALGAEMSELQDKIDAVDGWTLDNQLEIAMEALRCPPGDWSVSSLSGGEKRRIALTRLLIQKPSILLLDEPTNHLDAESVEWLENHLKEYAGAVLMITHDRYFLDNVVGWILELDRGKYFPYEGNYSTYLEKKAKRLEQEDREESGKKKALTRELEWIRQTPAARQTKSKARIRKFEELQNAQDNRPIGKAQIVIQVPERLGGKVIDVKNISKAYGDKLLFEDLSFMLPPGGIVGIIGPNGAGKSTLFKILTGKEQPDSGTVEIGSTVHLGYVDQSRDDLNPKNNVWQEISDGLDYMTVNKQEMSTRAYVGAFNFKGADQQKNVGKLSGGERNRVHMAKMLKLGGNVLLLDEPTNDLDVETLSALEDAIENFAGCAVVISHDRFFLDRLATHILAFEGNSHVEWFEGNFAAYEEDKRRRLGDAADRPTALAYKKLTR
- a CDS encoding M20/M25/M40 family metallo-hydrolase; the protein is MRNNFRSLALSAALIAPAAAHANGDVAWDILAGLTSEVGPRMPGSEAEARARVWAEARLKALGFSSVVVEPFTIRGYVRGRDEASLVAPIPFRLAVTALGYSGDTPDKGIAADVVYFPTLDALKAAPDGSLAGKIAFIDHAMKRNQDGSGYGPYGQVRRAGPAIASGKGAVGVVIRSIGTDSHRNPHTGGTTFPEGVKPIPAGAVSNPDADLIARIAASGKPIRIALTLTGKTTEGLPSGNVIGDLPGRDPTLPPILLGCHLDSWDLGTGAIDDAAGCAIVTAAALKVQEGGQPLRTIRVLWAGSEELGGFGGKAYAQKHGEPHALAMESDFGAGRVWRVNTNFWTSNKPLADRIATALAPMGIVRGTGPVEGGTDVEPMIEKQKLAVVDLNQDGTYYFDLHHTPDDTLDKVDPADLAQNVAAWTAVLKIVANEAGALTPAP